The following DNA comes from Legionella sp. PATHC032.
CGGATTGATAAACTGTATGGCCCAAATACAACGTTATCAAAGAGGTAAGTCCTGTGATGACATAGTAGGCAACCAGGGGAATATTAAAGGTCCCAATTGAAAGAACAAGTAATCCAACTCCCCAAATCAAACCTAAGACTGCTTTGATCCAATGATTTTCATGATGATGCTCATGATGGTGCCCATGCCCATGAGAATGGGCATGTTTTGTTTTTTTTGGGTGCTTTTTAATGGGATGAAGATGTGTATTCTTAGACTCATGTGTATGAGGGCGAGGCTCCATTTTTTCAATATCCTGGAGTACTTCCATTTCCATCATGTCTATTACAGAAAGGCCTTGCTCCTTTAAAATCTGAGTCACTTTGGTTTTTATGACATGATTCTCCTTAGATGCGCTCAATAGGCTGATGCTTTTATTTGAACCAGTCAAATCGACTGCTACTCGTATTAATTCCAACTCTTTGGTTTTAGCCAGAATCTGCTCAATTGTTTCTCTGGATTCTTCCGGGTTGAGAAGTTGGGTATCTTTTGCAAGGTAGAATCGATAATTACTATACAGCATGGCTTTCCTCTATCAAAAGGGTTATCTGGTTGCTATAGAGAAAGGTTAATTTTCTGCAAATGCCTATTTTGAAAATGGATCTGCAAGATAGATCCAGCTGTTTGTCCCTAATAAGATTTCTTCCTAAGCCAGGCGTTACAATCACATACTGCCTCTCTCAAAAAATGTTATATTGTAACATTTAATTGTTAGATAACAAGGAAAATTAAATAATTTTTAGACAGTAAATGATTTCTATGAAATAATGATTGATTGTTGTTTGATCATTTTTCCTTGAAACAGGGATTATGATAAAATAGTGCGCACTGACTATTAGTTTAAAAGAAGATTAATGAAACATAATTTGTTGGATAAGGCTTATAAACATTGTGTAAACCATGGCTATCGATTTACAGAGCCAAGGGAGCGTGTCCTCAAAATATTAGTCGATGAGAGAAAGCCTCTCGGTGCTTATGATATATTGCAAAGATTATCTATGGAAGTTGATAATCCCAAGCCGCCAACGGTCTACAGGGCTATTCAGTTTTGGCACCAAGAGGGATTTATTCATTGCATTGACAGCCTGAAATCCTATGTTGCCTGTCTGCATGGGCATCATGTGGGACAGGCCCAATTCCTTATATGCAATCAGTGTGATTTTGTCAAAGAATTGGAATGTCTTGTTGATTTCACTTCGGTAACAGAAGCGGCGAACTCTATTCAATTTTCAGTTATTAATTGTACTGTAGAAATCAAAGGCTTGTGTGCTGATTGTAATCTGGCTAACCTGGGAAATTAATTCCTGGTAATAATTTCCCTATGCTCTGTAAAAAATGACATTTATTTACCCCATATATAGCAAAATAATGCTGTTATAGTCATTTGAATTTTAAATGACCGATTTCCTACTTACTGTTGTTGTCAGCGGTGTCCACAAAGCGGTGCTGGATGCCTCGGACAAGCCGAGGCACGTAGATTGTTTAACAAGTCATTTAAAAATCAAATAACCATATAATTTTTAGCAATAAGATAACAAGTTTTTAAATAATAAAGGCTGATTTTATTCGTTACATTTTTAGATAATGCAAAAGACAACATCTGATTCTCGAAATGCTTTATTGATGATATAGGGTAATAAATGTAGGGCCTTGGAATGCAAAGCTATTCCTAAGAGCGGCCTCTACTTCTTCTTTTGAATTAATTGTCATCACCTGTGCTCCGAAAGAGAAGGCAATTTGTTGGACATCAATTGGTGGATGATTCAAATCCAGGCGAAAAAAATCTTCTTCTGTGAAGGATTTATTTTGAGACATATCTGTTTTTAATACTCTGTATTCTTGATTAACAAAACAAATAAAAATGACAGGGATCTTATATTTGGCAGCTGACCATATTGAATGAATCGCATACATGCTACCCCCATCACCTACAAAACAAATTGAATGGTGTTTGGTGGCTAGAGAAATACCTATTGCTAATGGCATAGCCCAGCCAAGCCCACCCCCTCTTGGGGAAAAATTTACCTTTAAAAAACCAAGGGTTGTTGCAATGTCCTGCACAACAGCATCCTCCGATGAGCCTTCTGTTATCAAATGGACAGAGCGATCTACTTGATTCAGTAGGGTAACAATCAAAGAATGCAGAGGATGTTGTTTATATTTTTTTTCCAAATTTTTAAGGTTGGCGGCAGGGTTAAGCGGTACATTTAAGCTATTAATTTTTAAATGTTTGCTAATAGCAGTCAAGGTCACCTCAAGATTGCCAAGAATTGCCAGATCGCATGGATAGTCGAAGGCCAGATGTTCCGATGTGGCGCTGATTTGTATGAAACGGATACTCTGTGGAATGGAAGATTGGCCAGTATATAAATATCCTTTCACTTTTTCGCCTAAAAGCACCACAGTTTCATATTGCAGCAGCAGGTTATGCACTTCTCCAGATTTATCAGATAATCTACCTTTGTAATTTAAACTTAAGGGATTAATGACTTCACGTACATGATAAGGGGCAGAATAAACATCAGCATTGAGTTGATCTGCTATGGCATGTAACAGGTAAATACTATTCGATGCCCCCACTTCATAATCCGCTATAAATGCCAATTTTCCTTTGGGTGTATTTGTTAAAACTTCACAAATTTGGTTGATTTCAGTATTGACGCAGGTATGTAAAAACTTTGTCTTCTTTATGGTGGTTTCTTGGGTTTCCTCTTTCCAAATATCCATAGGAATTGATAGAAAAACCGGGCCTGGCCCAGGCAAAAGGGCTTGAGCATAACCACGTTGCAAAGCAACAGCCAGATCGCTGGCGGAATTAACCTCATAGGCATATTTTACTGCGGTTTGAGCTAAAGAGCTTAGATCTCCGGACATTACCGGATTGTGAATTAAATAGGGACGCTCATGTTGGCCAGCAATGATTAGCAGTGGAATTCCTGAGGTGAACGCATTGTATATGTTACAAATGGCATTCGCTAATCCAACATAATTATGTAAATTAACAATAGCTGGTTTCTTCGTGATCATGGCATAGCCCGCGGCTATACCTACAGTACTGGATTCCTGTAGAGTGAGAAAATAAGTCGCATTATCACATTGCTGAATTGTTTCCAGAAATTTTAATTCTGTAGTGCCAGGATTGCCAAAAATATAATTAATTTCAAAGGTAGTTATAAACTCCTTTAGAACATCACTTCCTGTTTGCTTCACAGAGAAATATCCTTACAAATAGAAATGCTTTCCGTATTTACATTCCTAGCACAAAATAGATATCGGTTCAATTTTTCCAATTCATAAAAGGGTTTTCAGGAGTGAAAACTTGTGGCTGTTTTGTGATGGGGGCTTGCAATCAAAGATAAATTAGATATCAGCGAGAGCTTATAGTTATAATCTTATTTTCCGTGATCATCTAAAATATTCCACGGGCTAGTCCTAAATGGACTAGCCCGTGGAAGATAAAGAATTACAATCTCAAGAGAGTTTCTTGTTTTTCCTCAACAGTTGTTATCATTTCAGTTCGGAGCGATTGCTTACCAAACTCATTTAATAGCTCATCAATAGACTGTAATCGTTGTTCGATTTTACTCATAAAGGTTGTACTGTGGTTTAGCTGAGTTAACAGTTTATGCAATTTCTGAGCGCTCTCTTTAGAGATCCCTATTGCTTCTTCCAATTCTGATGGGTTTTTCTCGGCCAGGTTACTGATCAGTTCCTGCAAATCATACTCGTCATTGTTTAAATCTTCCTTGAATTTAGCCAATTCTTTTCCTTTATCTGCAAGAGTTACTCGCTCATCTCTAGTTAAACCCACCCAATCAGTCAACCATTGCACTTTCCATCGTCCATTGGTAATTTCTTGTGCCCTTGTTTTTCTTGTTTTAGCCAAATGGTCTTGATGAGTTTCACATAATTCACGTAAATGGATAATTAATGCTTCGCTCCTGAATTGCAATTGCACCATTGCTGGGTAGGCTTTTCGCTTCTCAACAAGCAATTGATTTAATTTTTCGAGCTCTTCCTTTTGTTTCTGTACAGTATTAGAATTCTCCAATTTATTGATCAATTCATTTAATTGCTGCAAATTGTGTTGTGCTTCTTTTTCTTGTGCGTCAAAAGTTTTTACTTCCATTTGATTCAGTGAAACCCTGATATTAGTTGCCATCGCTTTCACTAAAAATTGATTAATTTTTTGTAGTTCTTCCTTTAATTTATCAATATCAGACGTATCAATGGGATCTTTTGACTCGCCATGTTCTTTTAGCTTTTCCTGACGCAATTGCTCTAAATCAGCTAACCTGGCATAGAAATTTGAAACCATGCTTTTTACGTCAGCCAGGTTTTTCGGTTTTTCTTTAGCCAGTGCTGAAATTTGTTTGCTTAATTCAGCCAAATAAGCATCATACAATTTGGTATGAATTTTTTGTAATGGCGTCTCTAATTGTGTGATATCTGAAAAATCAACTTTTTCAGAGCCAGTATGCATGCGAATTTTTTCATTACGCAGTAATTTTAATTCTTCCTGCAGGTTATTAAAACGAGAGACAGCTTTTTTAACACTGGCAAGATCAGAGAGTTCTGCTTTTTCAAGATAGGCGATCTGTTGAGGTATGCTTGCTATCAGCTTTTCATAACGCACTTTCACTTTTTCTTGATCGCTTACCAATTTAGCAGTTATGGCGCGTTGAAGTGGTTCCAGAGTTTCAGTCAAATCTTGCTTGGTACGCTGGATTTGTCCTCTCAAACCACCACTAATTGACAGCATGGTTTGCATCTCTTTTTCAGAAGGGATGTTTCTAAGTGCTTGTAATGCACCTGCAATATTTTGTTTCTCCAAAGCATTTTGGCATTGAGCCAAGGCAGGGAGAATTTGACCTTCGAGGACTGCCTTTTTTTCAACCATTTGCTTAATGGCATCCATCTGTATTTTCATTTGCCTTGCTTCAACAGAATTAAAGGCAGACCATTGGCCGTCTGAAGGGAATGCTGATAATACTTTGCCTAGAATGGTTACATTATTGTCCAAGAGGCCATTGAGGCTTTGTTCCAATACCGGTGCCACTCTTTCATTCAGAAAGGTTTTATATCCTGATTCAGTGGAGAATTTGGCTTGTCTTGCTACTCTCGATTGTAAATTGAATACCCTTTCCAGGTCAGGCTCTTCTCTTGCTTGTTCAACTATCTTTTGAATTTCTGCTAATTTTGGCGTTTGCATTTTCAAAAGAGGTTCAACCGCATAGCCACTTTCATGCTTTGGCGTGAAATCGGGGCTTTTTACCGCGACTAAAGTAAAAATATGCCGGTCTTTGCCTTTACCTGTTTTTCCATCGGAGCTCACCTTGACTGGAACCAGGGCAACATCATCTGGCAAATAAATGGAATATTCACTTTCTGACCCTGACACATGGGTTCCAACTTGTTTGGGGTGTAATAAACCATCAGGATCAAGTATTTCAAAGATAGTATTGGAGCCAAATATTGTCCTGGGGACTTCAATGTTAGTAGATGTACTGGCACAAGTTCTCGCAGAAACCTGGCTGAAGTCATTTAATTTGATTTGTTTAAAGGCTTCTGTCGACAGATCAGTAAAGAGATGTTCTGTTGTGTTGGCAATGATAGTCTCAGCCTGGTTAATCAATTTATTTTTAAACTCTTCTGACAGATCCAAGCCACGGAATAGCGTTCTTGGGGCCGGTGAACGTGATGTATCTATCAATGATTTGTTAGTCAAAGGGGTCATTAAAGCGGTAATCAACACTTCTTTGAATGTTGAATCTTTATCCCGGTTTTGTGCAATCGCATTGACTCGAGTATGGTACCAGGCATCATTTTGCATGAGGAAAATTAAATCATGTTTTATCTGGGTAACACCACCACCCGATCTGATTGTTTTTTCCCATGTTTCTCCCAGTTTCACCGGTTTTGCTTTGGCATCGGTTGAGTGAAACTCCGTATTTCTCTCATGCTGCATTAAGGTATCGATATTTCTAATGTCCGTGTCGTTTAGCAGCGACCCTACAACAGCCATGTCACATTTCGCCAACAAATTACGGAAAAATTTTTCTTCCAGTTTTTGACCATTGAGCAGCACATGATCGTCATGGATGCA
Coding sequences within:
- the sidE gene encoding T4SS effector NAD-dependent ubiquitin ligase SidE encodes the protein MPKYVEGIELTQEGMHAIFERMGHPNITSGTIYNGEPTIDKGALDRQGFMPVLTGVSPRQDSGHWIMLIKGQGNQYYLFDPLGESSGKYYQNILAKKLPGATLSVIPNNAGLNMGLCGYWVASVGLRAHAALTQPIPPSLRNLGQTITQEMRDELTQDGSTKITQWLRAVGNEFPAGDVQSDATALRRATEKNVRIDEFQPVLTGTSPKEISINPTAPQEVSVPTWNGFSLYTDETVRNAARYAYDNYLGKPYTGTVEATPVNFGGQMVYRQHHGLAHTLRTMAYAEVIVEEARKAKLRGESLKKFNDGRTLADVTPEELRKIMIAQAFFVTGRDDEESSKNYEKYHEQSRDAFLKYVEENKSTLIPDVFKDEKDVKFYADVIEDKDHKWADSPAHVLVNQGHMVDLVRVKQPPESYLEYYFSQLQPWIGSTAAEAVFATQRQFFHATYEAVAGFDSENKEPHLVVDGLGRYVIGQDGNPIREESDDEDEEESGELKFFSQKKKLEENQRYMRVDEYLKLDEVQKRFPGAGKKLDGGLPGLKEYQYLQRLNSINRARCENDVDFCLGQLQTAHHQTQITPIKRAFQSSSDKVRRQPNMDEIAAARIIQQIMANPDCIHDDHVLLNGQKLEEKFFRNLLAKCDMAVVGSLLNDTDIRNIDTLMQHERNTEFHSTDAKAKPVKLGETWEKTIRSGGGVTQIKHDLIFLMQNDAWYHTRVNAIAQNRDKDSTFKEVLITALMTPLTNKSLIDTSRSPAPRTLFRGLDLSEEFKNKLINQAETIIANTTEHLFTDLSTEAFKQIKLNDFSQVSARTCASTSTNIEVPRTIFGSNTIFEILDPDGLLHPKQVGTHVSGSESEYSIYLPDDVALVPVKVSSDGKTGKGKDRHIFTLVAVKSPDFTPKHESGYAVEPLLKMQTPKLAEIQKIVEQAREEPDLERVFNLQSRVARQAKFSTESGYKTFLNERVAPVLEQSLNGLLDNNVTILGKVLSAFPSDGQWSAFNSVEARQMKIQMDAIKQMVEKKAVLEGQILPALAQCQNALEKQNIAGALQALRNIPSEKEMQTMLSISGGLRGQIQRTKQDLTETLEPLQRAITAKLVSDQEKVKVRYEKLIASIPQQIAYLEKAELSDLASVKKAVSRFNNLQEELKLLRNEKIRMHTGSEKVDFSDITQLETPLQKIHTKLYDAYLAELSKQISALAKEKPKNLADVKSMVSNFYARLADLEQLRQEKLKEHGESKDPIDTSDIDKLKEELQKINQFLVKAMATNIRVSLNQMEVKTFDAQEKEAQHNLQQLNELINKLENSNTVQKQKEELEKLNQLLVEKRKAYPAMVQLQFRSEALIIHLRELCETHQDHLAKTRKTRAQEITNGRWKVQWLTDWVGLTRDERVTLADKGKELAKFKEDLNNDEYDLQELISNLAEKNPSELEEAIGISKESAQKLHKLLTQLNHSTTFMSKIEQRLQSIDELLNEFGKQSLRTEMITTVEEKQETLLRL
- a CDS encoding thiamine pyrophosphate-binding protein, producing the protein MKQTGSDVLKEFITTFEINYIFGNPGTTELKFLETIQQCDNATYFLTLQESSTVGIAAGYAMITKKPAIVNLHNYVGLANAICNIYNAFTSGIPLLIIAGQHERPYLIHNPVMSGDLSSLAQTAVKYAYEVNSASDLAVALQRGYAQALLPGPGPVFLSIPMDIWKEETQETTIKKTKFLHTCVNTEINQICEVLTNTPKGKLAFIADYEVGASNSIYLLHAIADQLNADVYSAPYHVREVINPLSLNYKGRLSDKSGEVHNLLLQYETVVLLGEKVKGYLYTGQSSIPQSIRFIQISATSEHLAFDYPCDLAILGNLEVTLTAISKHLKINSLNVPLNPAANLKNLEKKYKQHPLHSLIVTLLNQVDRSVHLITEGSSEDAVVQDIATTLGFLKVNFSPRGGGLGWAMPLAIGISLATKHHSICFVGDGGSMYAIHSIWSAAKYKIPVIFICFVNQEYRVLKTDMSQNKSFTEEDFFRLDLNHPPIDVQQIAFSFGAQVMTINSKEEVEAALRNSFAFQGPTFITLYHQ
- a CDS encoding Fur family transcriptional regulator, translating into MKHNLLDKAYKHCVNHGYRFTEPRERVLKILVDERKPLGAYDILQRLSMEVDNPKPPTVYRAIQFWHQEGFIHCIDSLKSYVACLHGHHVGQAQFLICNQCDFVKELECLVDFTSVTEAANSIQFSVINCTVEIKGLCADCNLANLGN